The Gossypium hirsutum isolate 1008001.06 chromosome D03, Gossypium_hirsutum_v2.1, whole genome shotgun sequence genomic interval TCAATGACGTGAATGACGCCGCTGCAAACTCAAAGTCTCCTTTTGAAcaaaacatgtgtttagagggatcacaTGACTTTGAAGGTGACGTAGAACAGgaggaaaaacaaattctacctcacAAGGAAACAGTAGAAGTTGTGAGCCTGGAAGAAGAAAAtaaggtgaaaattggaactaaAATCTCCCCAAGGACAAGACAAGACCTTattgaattactccaagaatttaaagatgtcttcgcatggtcatattaGGATATGCCTGGATTGAGCACTGACATTGTGGTACATCGCTTGCCCATAAGGGAGGATTGCAAGCAAGTTCAGCAGAAGCtcagaaggatgaggcctgatattgtgcttaaaataaaagaggaagtcaagaagcaatttgatgctggttttttacaggaggtcaaatattctgaatgggtagccaacattgtTCCAGTCCcgaaaaaagatgaaaaagtacGAATATGCGTGgattacagagatttgaacaaggctagcccaaaagacaatttcTCATTACCACATATTGACACATTGGTAGACAATATGGCTAGATATTcactgttttctttcatggatggtttctcaggatataatcagataaagatgcatcctgaagatatgggAAAGACTACGTTCATTACTTTGTGGGGAACATTCTACTATAACGTGATGCcctttgggttaaagaatgcgggagcaacatatcaaaaagccgtggtagccttgttccatgacatgatgcataaggagattgaggtttatgttgatgatatgattgtcAAATCCAGAACAGAGGAGAAACATGTGCCAGTCCTGAGGAAGTTGGTCCTAAGACTAAGAAAGTTTCAACTCAAACTCAATCCAACAAAATGCACTTTTGGAACCAGGTCGGGAAAGTTGTTGGGCTTCGTAGTCAGTGAGAAAGGAATcgagattgacccagacaaagttaaggcaatacGGGATTTACCGCCAccacgtactcaaaaagaagttcgaggtttcttaggatgactgaattatattgctcggttcatttcacagttgaccgagaaatgtgaccccatatttcgtcttTTGAAGAAACATAACCCAGGTCTTTGGAATGAAGAATGctaggaagcttttgagaagatAAAGCAATACTTATCCAAGACTCCAGTGTTGTCACCGCCCAGCTCGGATAGACCATTGATTTTGTATGTAACGGTGTTCGACAACTCCATGGGATGTGTGTTGGGTCAGCATGATGAGactggaaagaaagaaaatgcgatatactatctcagtaagaaatttactgattgtgaaatgagatattcgtcTATCGAAAAATTGTGTTGTGCCTAGATTTGGATGACAAAGAGATTGAGGCAATACTTGCtttatcatacgacttggctgatttcaaaattagaccctttaaagtatatgatggagtcaacggcgTTGAATGAAGAATGGCCAGATGGAAAATCTTGCTCTCCGAGTTCGATATAGTATATGTGAGTCAGAATGCCATcaaagggagtgcgatagcagatttcttggctagcagagctttagaagattatgaaCTGTTGGACTTTCACTTCCCAAATgaagacttgatgtatgtggaaaATGATGAAGGGGATCCCCAAGAAAATCATTCTTGGAGGTTAAACTTTGACGGAGCTTCGAATGCGTTAGGCAATGGGATTGGGGCAATCCTGATATCTCTAAATGGAGATTATCATCCTTTCACCagcaagttggattttgattgcaccaataacatggctgaatatgaagcttgcatcatgggtatccgagCGGCCATAGAACAGAAAATCAAGACACTAGAAGTATATGAAGACTCAGCATTGGTAATATACAAACTAAAAGGGAAATGGGAAACGAGAGACCCCAAGTTGGTCTGTTATCGGAGATTGGTTCTGGATTTGATTGAAGAGTTTGATAACATTACCTTTCACTATCTCCTAcgggaagaaaatcagatggctgatgctatTGCTACTTTAGCCTCCATGATTGAAGTGAATAAATTAGAGGATATAAAgcccattcaaattagtatttatgagatccCGGCTCACTGC includes:
- the LOC107941279 gene encoding uncharacterized protein, with amino-acid sequence MGIRAAIEQKIKTLEVYEDSALVIYKLKGKWETRDPKLVCYRRLVLDLIEEFDNITFHYLLREENQMADAIATLASMIEVNKLEDIKPIQISIYEIPAHCYSIEEAENDNRPWYQDILLYVKNHEYPDQATENDKRTLRRLAIDYVLDGEILYKKGK